One genomic region from Cyanobium usitatum str. Tous encodes:
- a CDS encoding PIG-L family deacetylase yields the protein MTLHVHVVAHQDDWMLFHGDEAARHLADPSRPVVFIHTTAGDAGESDGWWEARELATVMAVRQRLGNPPLLISRPKVKGHGLQRYSCGHAVLYFLRCADGGKQGRGFDVHRHRSLSRLRDQGKALPAVDGSSRYRSWDDLCSTLARIVVRERRAHHPRVLATATWIHCGDYAASTNPGDHADHQATAEAVRQFAAAKGYGRAWFLTYCSRDQPANLSPAEAAAKLQLFRHYGEELGRLMGAAAGLNADEWAWWGLKSYARYQQPGSNDPPRPDPA from the coding sequence ATGACGCTGCATGTGCATGTGGTGGCACATCAGGACGACTGGATGCTGTTCCACGGTGATGAGGCGGCCCGGCACCTGGCCGATCCGAGCAGGCCCGTGGTGTTCATCCACACCACCGCCGGCGATGCGGGAGAAAGCGACGGCTGGTGGGAGGCGCGGGAACTGGCCACGGTGATGGCGGTGCGGCAGCGGCTGGGCAATCCGCCGCTGCTGATCAGCCGGCCGAAGGTGAAAGGCCACGGCCTGCAGCGCTACAGCTGCGGCCACGCGGTGCTCTACTTCCTGCGCTGCGCCGATGGCGGCAAACAGGGCAGGGGGTTTGACGTGCACCGCCACCGTTCCCTGAGCCGCCTGCGCGATCAGGGCAAAGCGCTGCCGGCGGTGGATGGCTCCAGCCGCTACCGCAGCTGGGATGACCTCTGCTCCACCCTGGCGCGCATCGTGGTGCGTGAGCGCCGAGCCCATCACCCCCGGGTGCTGGCAACCGCCACCTGGATCCACTGCGGCGACTACGCCGCCAGCACCAATCCCGGCGACCATGCCGATCACCAGGCCACCGCGGAAGCCGTGCGCCAATTTGCAGCGGCTAAGGGCTACGGCAGAGCCTGGTTTCTCACGTACTGCAGCCGCGATCAGCCCGCCAATCTCAGCCCGGCCGAAGCGGCGGCCAAACTGCAGCTGTTCCGCCACTACGGCGAAGAACTCGGGCGGCTGATGGGTGCGGCAGCCGGGCTCAATGCCGACGAGTGGGCCTGGTGGGGATTGAAGAGCTATGCGCGCTACCAACAGCCCGGGAGCAACGATCCGCCCCGCCCTGATCCCGCCTAG
- a CDS encoding glycosyltransferase, producing MIAEEWAIKAGAAGLELRCHHPRPVRALLTEIELHWADGQQQRIERPSNQRGSALIGPLAASRGQPERIEARLDLDREMDGLRRLAPSGEGLKAWLASLRSRPRRWRGLVLAAGCGDPSFTVAPAYDDSFLPLLLRLALLEPVEDPALGVLMAFSRKGRRLHSWLQLLGDASGDDLALLRLPELDGLGRQERLLALSQLAGRAPGAMGFAAASSIEPVPLLQYWQGEPVPGDIEAMLGAWLALLPELQPLRLDAEGGLKWTSEIGDSKDPERFQRCWHPAMQSDFLRVLSVATRGGIYLDCDTPTPTEDNAVARWRALAQHCWSDRTLALCVNAVRRPGDCRHYVVNCCLWAPPGHPFMQRWLAAYRQTLDGLASELVGTPGGIHRLGPELVSQLVDELLANPETLLKPLDWQGLRLPQLEWSGWKLLLLDTGAYRELFGVPFSCHASYQSCNDPRDWKLGVRP from the coding sequence GTGATAGCAGAGGAGTGGGCGATCAAAGCGGGCGCCGCTGGCCTGGAGCTGCGATGCCACCATCCCCGCCCGGTGCGGGCACTGCTCACTGAGATTGAGCTGCACTGGGCCGATGGCCAGCAGCAGCGGATCGAGCGGCCCAGCAACCAGCGGGGCAGCGCCTTGATCGGCCCCCTGGCGGCTAGCCGGGGCCAGCCGGAGCGGATCGAAGCACGCCTGGATCTGGACCGGGAGATGGACGGCCTGCGGCGGCTGGCCCCCTCAGGCGAGGGCCTCAAAGCGTGGCTGGCCAGCCTGCGCAGCCGGCCGCGCCGCTGGCGGGGGCTGGTGCTGGCGGCGGGTTGCGGCGACCCCAGCTTCACGGTGGCCCCGGCCTACGACGACAGCTTCCTGCCCCTGCTGCTGCGGCTGGCCCTGCTGGAGCCGGTGGAGGACCCGGCCCTGGGGGTGCTGATGGCCTTCAGCCGCAAGGGGCGCCGGCTGCACAGCTGGCTGCAGCTGCTGGGGGATGCCAGCGGCGACGATCTGGCCCTGTTGCGGCTCCCCGAGCTCGATGGGCTGGGCCGGCAGGAGCGGCTGCTGGCTCTGAGCCAGCTGGCGGGCCGCGCCCCAGGAGCCATGGGTTTCGCCGCGGCTAGCAGCATCGAACCGGTGCCGCTACTGCAGTATTGGCAGGGAGAGCCGGTGCCAGGCGACATAGAAGCCATGCTCGGAGCATGGCTGGCCCTGCTGCCGGAGCTGCAACCGCTGCGCCTCGATGCCGAGGGCGGGCTGAAATGGACCAGCGAGATTGGCGACAGCAAAGATCCCGAGCGCTTCCAGCGCTGCTGGCACCCGGCGATGCAATCAGACTTCCTGCGGGTGCTGAGCGTGGCCACCCGGGGGGGCATCTATCTCGACTGCGACACCCCCACTCCCACAGAGGACAACGCCGTGGCGCGCTGGCGGGCGCTGGCCCAGCACTGCTGGAGCGACCGCACCCTGGCCCTCTGCGTCAATGCGGTGCGCCGGCCGGGCGACTGCCGCCACTACGTGGTGAATTGCTGCCTTTGGGCACCACCGGGCCATCCATTCATGCAGCGCTGGCTGGCGGCCTACCGCCAGACCCTCGACGGCCTGGCCAGCGAGCTGGTGGGCACGCCGGGGGGCATTCACCGGCTGGGGCCAGAACTGGTGAGCCAGTTGGTGGATGAACTGCTGGCCAACCCAGAAACCCTGCTGAAGCCGCTCGACTGGCAGGGCCTGCGCCTGCCCCAGCTGGAGTGGTCGGGCTGGAAGCTGCTGCTGCTCGACACCGGGGCCTACCGCGAACTTTTCGGGGTGCCCTTTTCCTGCCACGCCAGCTATCAGAGCTGCAACGACCCGCGCGACTGGAAGCTGGGGGTACGGCCATGA